The Candidatus Binataceae bacterium genome includes the window TTTCAGAGTCATTCCGGCAATTCCGGGAGCGGCAACCCGATGCGGAACTGCAACTCCATCCATTAAGCTCGTTGGAACAAATTGAGGCTGTTCGATCTGGTCGTCTGGATACGGGTTTTGTCTTCGAAATGCCGAAAACGGACCCTGATTTGAAACAGATGCAAGTCGATATTCACCATTTGGTACTGGCGGCGCCCAAGGGACATCCACTGACAAAAGTGAAAAGGCTACGACTAGGTGACATGACTAATACTTCCTTCGTCTCGTTCCCGAGAAGACAAAATCCGGCCTACTATGATCGCCTGATGCACGCGTGTTGTCGCGGTGGCCTAAGAGCGCCGCACATCGTTCAAGAAGCAGTGGATCAGGCAACATTGCTTAGCCTGGTATCGTGCGAGATCGGTGTGGGGTTTGTCAGCGACACTACGCGCTGGCGATGTCCTAAAACCGTGGCTTTGTTGCCGGTAACAAATTTGGATTTGCCTTTTCCTTCTACCCTCGTCTGGCGCAAAGACAACGTTTCCCGGTTGCTTGCGAGGTTCGTGGCTGATGTTCAGCAGTTAGGGCAAGTGGAAGAACAAGAAACTGGGTAACTCTTCCTTTCTCCCCCAGCAGTTCTCTTCTCAGGACCGCCGACCATTCGTTCCGCGCTTACCTCCGATACCTGCGCCGACCAGCGGAGTGACTCATGACGCCTGACGGACTCCATAGAGCTAGTGCAGCGAACGCCACTACCCAGAGCGGCGAGGAAGCGGAGATCGGAGACGGAGTTGGGTACGGCGGGGAGCCGCGGCGCGAAGTTTGCGGCCAATCGGTCTGCAGGCTTCGCCGCGGACACGCCGACCGCGAAAGGCTCCGAGCAGGAGCAAATTGCCGAGGAGGCCTTCACCTAAGGCTTTCCGATAATCATGAACTACGGGGTAATGTAACGAGTACGCCGTGGACACCAAGTCGGGCCAATACAAGGCGCCGTTTAATCAGATCTCCAACGAGGCGA containing:
- a CDS encoding LysR family substrate-binding domain-containing protein, which translates into the protein MVSESFRQFRERQPDAELQLHPLSSLEQIEAVRSGRLDTGFVFEMPKTDPDLKQMQVDIHHLVLAAPKGHPLTKVKRLRLGDMTNTSFVSFPRRQNPAYYDRLMHACCRGGLRAPHIVQEAVDQATLLSLVSCEIGVGFVSDTTRWRCPKTVALLPVTNLDLPFPSTLVWRKDNVSRLLARFVADVQQLGQVEEQETG